In Jatrophihabitans endophyticus, one DNA window encodes the following:
- the hrpB gene encoding ATP-dependent helicase HrpB codes for MLPTTDVPGADLPVRAALAATVDALRDAGSAVLVAPPGSGKTSLLPLALADSRDGRIVVAEPRRIATRAAAVRLAGLLGERPGDRVGYAMRGERVGGADVRVEVVTTGLLVRRLQRDPDLPGVAAVVLDECHERHLDADLLLAFCVDVRAALRPDLALVATSATPDTDALGRVLGAPVVTTTAVGHPVDVVWAPPPRPLPLLPGSRVDPRLLDHVAQVTRRALAEGDGDVLVFVPGEREIAAVGAALAGAAAEVRPLYGRQTRAEQDLALTPGPRRRVVVTTAVAESSLTVAGVRAVVDAGLSREPRTDQARGLGALVTTRVSRASADQRAGRAGREAPGRAYRCWSADEHGHLAAHALPEIATADLAGFALAAAAWGTPRGAGLALLDPPPDAALEAATTLLRRLDATDADGRITARGRRMAAVGAHPRLARAVLDGADLVGGDRAREVVALLSDDSLTGRDDDLAARYRALRDGRDRATAHRWRQEADRLGRGGPARTPMPDDLAVGTVVGLAYPDRIARARGADAVTYRMAGGTGARVGESSGLRRTPWLAVAVADRPPGHADARVRAAAPIDEPTARAVAADLVTTVDEIEWSDGALVARRVERLGAIELASTALRDPDPLQVRADVRDGLRAQGLSALTWTDGAGDLRSRLAFLHAVLGEPWPDVADAALLARLDDWVDLGDVRRTADLHRIDVAAALRRLLPWPAATRLAELAPDRLRVPSGSHVRVAYDGGDPPVIAVKLQETFGWTQAPALADGRAPVVVHLLSPAGRPVAVTGDLASFWRQGYPQVRAELRARYPKHPWPEDPLAAEPTARTTHRRPGHASS; via the coding sequence CTGCTGCCCACCACGGACGTGCCCGGGGCCGACCTGCCGGTCCGGGCCGCGCTGGCGGCGACGGTCGACGCGCTGCGCGACGCCGGCAGCGCGGTGCTCGTGGCCCCGCCCGGCTCGGGCAAGACGTCGCTGCTGCCGCTCGCGCTCGCCGACTCGCGGGACGGTCGGATCGTCGTCGCCGAGCCACGTCGCATCGCCACCCGCGCCGCCGCCGTGCGGCTGGCCGGGTTGCTCGGCGAGCGCCCGGGCGACCGGGTCGGCTACGCGATGCGCGGCGAGCGGGTCGGTGGCGCGGACGTGCGGGTCGAGGTCGTGACGACCGGGCTGCTGGTGCGGCGCCTGCAGCGCGACCCCGACCTGCCCGGGGTCGCGGCCGTCGTGCTCGACGAGTGCCACGAGCGGCACCTCGACGCCGACCTGCTCCTCGCGTTCTGCGTGGACGTGCGGGCCGCGCTGCGCCCGGACCTCGCGCTCGTGGCCACGTCGGCGACGCCGGACACCGACGCGCTCGGTCGCGTGCTCGGCGCGCCGGTCGTCACGACGACCGCGGTGGGCCACCCGGTGGACGTCGTCTGGGCGCCCCCACCCCGGCCACTGCCGCTGCTGCCCGGCTCCCGCGTCGACCCACGCCTGCTCGACCATGTGGCGCAGGTGACCCGCCGTGCCCTCGCCGAGGGTGACGGCGACGTGCTGGTGTTCGTGCCCGGCGAGCGGGAGATCGCGGCGGTCGGCGCCGCGCTCGCGGGCGCGGCCGCGGAAGTCCGGCCGCTGTACGGCCGGCAGACCCGCGCGGAGCAGGACCTCGCGCTGACGCCCGGGCCGCGGCGGCGAGTCGTCGTGACCACGGCGGTTGCCGAGAGCTCGCTGACCGTCGCCGGCGTCCGGGCGGTCGTCGACGCGGGGCTGTCGCGCGAGCCGCGCACGGACCAGGCCCGTGGGCTCGGCGCGCTCGTCACCACGAGGGTGTCGCGGGCATCGGCCGACCAGCGGGCCGGCCGGGCGGGACGGGAGGCGCCGGGCCGCGCCTACCGCTGCTGGTCGGCCGACGAGCACGGGCACCTCGCCGCGCACGCGCTGCCCGAGATCGCCACCGCCGACCTCGCCGGTTTCGCGCTCGCGGCTGCGGCGTGGGGAACCCCCCGCGGCGCCGGCCTGGCCCTGCTCGACCCTCCCCCGGACGCCGCGCTCGAGGCCGCGACCACCCTGCTGCGACGCCTCGACGCGACCGACGCCGACGGCCGCATCACCGCACGCGGGCGGCGGATGGCCGCGGTCGGCGCGCACCCCCGACTGGCCCGGGCCGTCCTCGACGGCGCCGACCTCGTCGGCGGCGACCGGGCGCGGGAGGTGGTGGCGCTGCTGTCCGACGACTCGCTCACCGGCCGCGACGACGACCTCGCCGCCCGGTACCGGGCCCTGCGCGACGGCCGGGACCGCGCCACCGCGCACCGATGGCGGCAGGAGGCCGATCGGCTCGGCCGCGGCGGGCCGGCCCGGACCCCGATGCCCGACGACCTCGCCGTCGGCACCGTCGTCGGTCTCGCCTACCCCGACCGGATCGCGCGCGCCCGGGGTGCGGACGCGGTGACGTACCGGATGGCCGGCGGCACCGGCGCCCGGGTCGGCGAGTCGTCGGGCCTGCGCCGCACGCCGTGGCTCGCCGTCGCCGTGGCCGACCGGCCGCCCGGCCACGCCGACGCGCGGGTGCGCGCGGCGGCCCCGATCGACGAGCCCACGGCCCGCGCGGTCGCCGCCGACCTCGTCACCACCGTCGACGAGATCGAGTGGTCCGACGGCGCGCTCGTCGCGCGTCGGGTGGAACGCCTCGGCGCGATCGAGCTGGCGTCCACGGCGCTCCGCGACCCCGACCCGCTGCAGGTGCGGGCCGACGTGCGCGACGGGCTGCGGGCACAGGGGCTGTCCGCGCTGACCTGGACGGACGGCGCGGGCGACCTCCGCTCGCGCCTCGCCTTCCTGCACGCGGTGCTCGGCGAGCCGTGGCCCGACGTCGCCGACGCCGCCCTGCTCGCGAGGTTGGACGACTGGGTGGATCTCGGCGACGTGCGGCGCACCGCCGACCTGCACCGCATCGACGTCGCCGCCGCCCTGCGGCGCCTGCTGCCGTGGCCCGCGGCGACCAGGTTGGCCGAGCTCGCCCCGGACCGGCTGCGCGTGCCCTCGGGCTCCCACGTCCGGGTCGCCTACGACGGTGGCGACCCGCCGGTGATCGCGGTGAAGCTGCAGGAGACGTTCGGCTGGACGCAGGCGCCGGCGCTCGCGGACGGCCGGGCCCCGGTCGTCGTGCACCTGCTCTCCCCCGCGGGCCGGCCGGTCGCCGTCACCGGTGACCTCGCGTCGTTCTGGCGGCAGGGCTACCCGCAGGTGCGCGCCGAGCTGCGGGCGCGATACCCGAAGCACCCGTGGCCCGAGGATCCGCTCGCCGCCGAACCGACCGCGCGCACCACCCACCGCCGCCCGGGTCACGCGTCCAGTTGA